The Fusarium oxysporum f. sp. lycopersici 4287 chromosome 1, whole genome shotgun sequence DNA segment TGTTGACAAGCTTGTGTCAGTTTTCGCCAATGAGAACCTCACTGGCACCCCAGACACGATCAACTCAGCGCCACGTATCTGTGGCTGCTGTTGTAAGTTGCCCATCAGGGAGGGCATGGCTTATTAGCTTGAGATTCACCTTAGCGGCATAGAAATATTCAGGTCTACGACCCAGCGAGGTTACATGGCTGTGTAGGTATCATTCCCTGCGATTTGAATCTTCTGTTGTTGGCTTCCAACTACCATGTTACGGGCGAGAGGAGAGAACGCTGAGAGGCTGGATGATTTCAGGATCTTCGATCCCTATCTATGACCATCAATTTAGTGCCGCGGCTAGGAGTGGCTTTCTTTTGCCGTTGCTGTTGGCAGCTCTGTGGTTGACCAGCCTCTCATACTCTTATCACGAGGGCTCTTGTTGCTGGCATTCGCTGAGCTAGGAGGGAGCGCGGAGGTTGCCCAGGCTTGCAGAATTCTGGACTCTTTTAGCGCCCCTGCAGCCACACGCGGATGGCTAACGTTGCTAGCCGCCTTTTAACTTCACCTCTCCTCAACTGCTGCCAAGGTAGCCGTTCAGGCGTTGTCATCGAGCTACGCGTACAGTGTATGATAAGAATAGATTTGAGTTGGACTGGCTCTTACGCGGCTAAAACCAATGGCTTCAAGTTTGTTCCAGTTCATGTCTGCCGATATTCCGCAAAAGCAATACTCCTTTTCTAAGGCACAACATGGTGCCGTTTTTTCCGTCTCCATCAGAGAGTAATTACGGTCTTATATGAATATCTCGTTGCATTCCCTAGCAGCTCGGCACGATTTTCCGAGTTCCAGGTGGTTTTCTGTCATATCTAAGACAACACATTCATTCGTCATCATGGAATATTCATAAACAACACCAACTTTCGAGTCTTCGGTCTTCATATGGTTCAAGTGGGCTCGTTGTCGCCCCTTTTTGTGGAGAACTCGGGGCTTGCCTTGGGCTAGAGGGTCGTTCGTTTCTGTTGTTAGATAAATTCCATTGAATCTTTGGGTTTTGATGTCGAAATTGAGTACTGTCATAGTCTATCAGCTGTGTCGTTAATGATACACCTAAGCCCATCGCCCAACTGTTCCTGGTCTAAGAGTGGAACTCTTCCATTGTTCAGCTTGGATGttttaagattatataaaatcAAAGGTCAGACAAGGCAGGAGCTGGCGTTTCTATCAACCGGAGAGGACATACCGATATTTCACGTTCAGATGGATGCGGGTAGCTGGATCCAGGGTAGTTGACTTCATTAGTACTCCACCAAAATGCGAAGCTCGGAATCAGTGGGGGTGGAGAGCTCCCCGTCAAGTAACACGGTCGGGTCCCTGCATGATGATCTCAGCTCCTGAACTCCATTGGTTAATAGCCCAACCTAACAACTCCAACTTCAACTACCTACCTGGGTACTCACGGCCCTTAGGACCTGTGTCTGCCCGTCAATCAAAAGCTCTCTGCCCTACGATACAGGTTTGATGAGTTATGTTCCGACAAAAATAAGGGCCTTTGTTTCTCTTCCATGCAACTCTCGAATGAAATCTGAAGCCGCACAGCAGCGCTCGATGCACACCAACTGCTGCTGACCCCTCCATTTCCTCTCCTTCCCACAATCAGCCAACTCCATCAGCAGAACCATACAAGACATTGCCTATCATGAATCGCCTACCACGCGAACTAATCGATGCGATACTTCAGCAATGTATTGAATATGGCCCCAAGAATGCAGTCCTCGATCTTCGGCTCGTTTGCCGCGTCTTTGACCAGATCCTTAAGCCGTTCGCATGCCGGACTCTGGACCTGGAATTCTCGCGCCTGAGCAAGACCAGCGGTATAGAACACCCACAAATAGACGCACTCCAGACGATAGGATATCATTGCAAGAGCCTCTACATTGACCTGATGGTTCTGAGAGATGACCGTGAGTGTCCGACCCCAGGCTTGCGCACATGTGGTGGCTAACTGATGATTGCCAGTGGAAGTCGAGTTCCTTGACACCGTATTTGCACGAGTCCCGTCCATGGCGGACTTTTGTCAAACACTACACAAAAAATACTGCATGAATGAAACATCTTTCACGGAGACGGATTACTATCAGAAGGTCGAGGAAATGCTATTCTACTGCCGTGACGTTGACCGTCTACGCCTTAACCTCCCCTTCCAGCTCGTCGGCCGCCATTGTAACGCCGCCACAATGATCCTGGCCAACACACTGAAAGCCTTTGCGCAGCGACCCGAGGAAGACTCAGCGAAGCTCAATACACTCGTCGTAGAGAATGTGACCGATGTAGCCATACGCCACCTCTGGATGAACCCGATCGATGTGATGAACATCATGAAAGTCTTGGAGGTGCTGGAACACCTCGTCTTGACGTTACGGCGACACGAGAACGAGCCCATAACCGTGGGATTATTCGGATCCTGCCTTTGGAACCTTGTCGAGAACGCGGGAGAGCTCAAGAGTCTCTGCTTGATAGGGATGGACCACGACGATCGCCCACCACGAGGGTTGAAACAGACGAAATTCTGGCAGATGCCTGTTGACGAGTGGCGCGCAAAGTCATTACCGGCGCCTAACGTCATACACTCTAACCTCACATGTTTGGAGCTCAAACGGATCGAGTTGTGCCCAGAGGTATTTGTACGTACTGCGGAAAATTTTGGGACCACACTTCGAGAGCTTTATTTGAACGAAGTATATCTTAAGGTTGAGCAATCGCGCGACTGGAACGAGGATTCTAAGAAAATCCTTTGGGTCGGCATGCCCAACCAACGGCCAGGGGATGACTGCCATTGGATTGCTATGGCGCTGAGATGTGCAACACCACATCTGAGAATCTGCCGAGCATCTTTCCTGGCTTATGATCACTACATGCTCGAAGATATGCCCACACAGCCAGAGTTTGACCTTATTGACCCCTGTGGTCTTGGTCGAAGCATCTCTCAGCGCTTTGTTGAAGTGGTCATGGGAATCCGCCAACCTACGGCTCTTACTAAAGATGCAGTTGAATACCTTCCTGCGGACGCTCTGTTCGACAGTCTTCTGAACAACCTACTCCCACGGAATCGTGCCCTGAGAGTGGTTGAATACGATACTAATGCGTACCAGACGGCTGTTGCCAACTCAACGTCAGAGTGGCAACGCAGCATCGATGGCGTGTTCCCAAATTGCAACTCCAACACTCTCGATGAATTACATTTTATCGCTGAGACGGCATGTGAAGGCATGAGTGAGATACATCGGCGTCGCAACGAGTGGTCTGCCGAGAATAGTATGGCAAACGAGTTCACGGAAAACTTGTTTAATATCCCACCTTCTGACGACGAACATATTTAATGACGATTCGGGGTCACCTACTTCACGACGAGATATCACGACCCATTGGTTATAGACAACTTCGAGAAATCGAAATAATATTCTTCAGGTAGCTTGCCATCCAAGCCTCAATAACAAAGAGATGCGATTTGCATCAGTTTTGACCATAGCCGCTGTATAAATGCCAACCCAGGGGGGCCTTGAATGAAGCACGCCCCTATCTTTTTTATTTGCTTTTGGAGCATCTTTTAACAAAGGAAATAGTTCTCATAACATGTCATCATAGATCATCTTCTTCTAAATAAAGTATAAACCGAGTGGGAAAAACCATTAGGACATGCGCCTAGGAGCCGTTGACGCCATTTCCGTTGCCGTTGAAACCGTTGGTCTTGGCCGCGGATGTAGCCTTCTCGAGGGCCTGGAGAACGTCATTGGTAAGGTCCTGGGCGTCCTCAACACCGCAGCTGATGCGGACAAGGTCGTCGAAAATACCGACAGCCTCACGCTGATCTCGAGGGATACCGGCATGAGTCATGCTGCTGGGAACTTCGACCAGactctcaacaccaccaagactCTCAGCGAGAGTGAAGATCTTCGTCACCTGGCAGAAACGCTCAGCGGCAGCGTGACCACCCTGGATGCGGAATGAGAGCATGCCGCCACCCAGACCATCACGatgctgcttcttggcgatATGTCGGTGAGGGTGAGAGTCAAGACCGGGGTAGTTGACGGCAATGACCAGAGGAGAAGCCTCGAGAGCTCGGGCTACAGCGTCAGCGTTGCGGCTGGCCTCACGAGCTCGCAGATGCAGAGTCTTCAGACCACGGTGAGCAAGCCAGGAGTCAAATGCTGAGGGTACAGCGCCAATGGCGTTCTGAAGGAAGCTCAGACGGTTCTTGAGCtcgtcgctgttgaaagcaGCAACACCCATGACCACATCACTGTGACCGTTGATATACTTGGTGACACTGTGGACAACGATGTCGGCACCGAAATCGAGCGGGTTCTGGACGTAAGGGGAGAGGAAAGTGTTGTCAACAACGACGAGGACACCGTGCTTGTGGGCCTCAGAAACAACAGCTCGGACATCGACAAGGCGCAGGGTAGGGTTGCTAGGACTCTCGATCCAGATCAGACGGGTATCGGGGGTAATGTGCTCGCTGATATCGACCTCGATCTCCGGTGTGAAGGTCACCTTGACGCCGTGGGCCTTTGCGACCTGAGTGAAGTATCGGTGGGTACCTCCGTAGACATCGGAGACGGAGATGACATGGCTGCCGGCAGCGAGACTCTGGAGGATAGTGGCGGTGGTGGCGGAACCGGAGGAGAAAGCGAGGGCGTACTTGGCGTGCTCGAGAGCAGCAACAGCGGTCTCGAAGTTGGTACGGTTGGGATTGGAGGATCTGGAGTACTCATACTCGCCAACGGGCTTGCCAACGGCGGACTGAGCAAATGTGGTCGACAGAGAGATGGACTCAATCACGGCGCCGGTAGCGGGGTCATGTGGAGCGCCGGCGTGGACGGCGAGAGTACCGAAGCTGTGGACGGGGGACGGAGGGCGAGGTGGGGTGGCCACAGGGTCCGAGTTGAGAGGAGCAGCCGACATTGTAGCTGAGGATTGACTGAGGGTGTGaaagagagaggagagggGTATAATTGAGCCTCGATAAGGTCTATACGAGGTAGAAGAAAAGCTGAAGAAAGTTGGCGAGTTGAGGTGAAGTaaggaagaggttgaggtgGGATGGATGTGGTGACAGAGATGTTAATATAGATACAAACTCTGGGCTCTAGCGACAAGCAAGTGGAGGTCCAGGCGGGGCTGAAGGGTAAAAaaaagagggaaaaaagCCTTTTTTCCCTTGTTCCTGTGTTGCCCTGGTCTGTTGTGTAATGTAATAGGTATGGGGAACGTGAGAGGGGACCCTTTTTATATCAGAGCTAGGTACCTTAGCTACTGCATGCAATCCTGCTGCGCCAAGTTACAGAGAAACAAAGGGAAGCCTCGGTTTGACGCGATCCAGGGTCGAGATGATGCGCAAAAGGCGGAGGGCGTAGAGTTTAGTCCTGAAGGAGCAATGTCGTGTCGTCGATTATAAGACAGACAGAAAGTCTCAGAGGTCTAGAGCAGGTGGGTTTGAAACCTTGACGATCACGTCACAGCAGCCTCTTGAGCAAGGGATCGAGAGTTTTAAGAGTCAAAAAGACAATGATGAGATGTCAACTTCTCGGGGAAATTGACTCAATAGATTAATAATTTATGGTTCAGAGAGTAAATAAACGTAAAAAGAATTGATTAGTGAGTGACTCGTGTGCCAAAAAAATATGCAACTTTGGCTGGGTTGTGTTTTTTCGTGGTCGGTTATCGGCTCTCGGTGTACAAAGTACAGACAGATATCGTCGGCTTAAGGATCAGTTAGACAGATTGGATGCTGGGATTGTGGAATCATGGAAGGGTTCAGCGAAGGAAAAAATGGGCTCTCTTGATTTATATCAAATTTCCATTTCTTCTAGCGCCTGGATTACACAATTGGATTAGATGGATTGCCTTCTTCTATGGCTGGTTCCATTCCATACATTTGTAAGTTGAATAGATAGACCAGGAGAACAATCGGGAAATGCATTACACAAGGCTCAATCGGTATACATCATGTCTACTTGCGCATCCCCCCAACTTCACCTCAGAGTTGGTGATATCTCATGTACAGGATCGTACCCTGGCCGATGGCCCAGATGGCGCCGCCTCTTGTGCCTTTCGTCATCCGTCAGAGTACCTAGTATGCatggaaagaaaagaaaacgGCCGAAGTCCGCTGCCCAAAAATGTATGAATTGCAACTGACGGTTTGACAGGTGAATGCCTGTTTGGTTAACCTTGCGGCGTGCCCGAGCTGATTTCCTTGGCCTCAATGACAAATGTGACCCAGAAAAGTTGCTTACAGAAGCATTCGCCTTTTTATTATCTACCATGCAGTATCTGCATATCCATGGTAATTTGGCGCCACTGCAGCAACAAAGGTCCCCTCCCTATGTCCTCGATGGCTTACATATATTGGTTTCGTATCATCTTATTTCCCTGGCGCAAGGCGCGCGAATACCATTCGATGTTTCCTATTGTTTGTCGGGTTTGCGACGGGCAGATGCGGTCCTTTCGGCGATAAGTGGAGGGGGTGTTCTTGTATCCATCATTTCACCGCGAGAGACAACGGAGGAAAGTCTTCAAGCGTTTTAGTCAGCTCAGCTAACAGAGAACCTTTGATCGGTGAGGCTCTGGCGCATCATGTGCTCGATGTCGTGATAGAAGGGAGAACCTGTCTTTGGTAATAAGATACGGTTCTCGCTGGCTGTAAGCCGCCCCCATGTCTGACATCCAATCCATAGTTCCACCGGAATACCTACTTACCTACCTACTCCTTTCGGTGATATAAACAGAGTATTGAGCCGATATGGCCGCAATGTTTTCGAGCAAACTAGGTACCTACGAACTCGCGTCACATTGTGTTTATCTGATAATTAGAACTCCGCTGTTTGCTTTGGAATCAGTGCATCAGCTCAAGTCGTGATCCTCAAATAGAATCCATGACCGACATCCCGTGCAAGGATTTGTTCCGTTGGTGTGTACAACCTCTTTTTACCGAATTCTTTATGTGGCTGCAACACAATTCTTATTAGGTACAGAGGCCGATGGCATTTGTGATTGTCCCGTGTCCCCCGCAAAAGTCTCACACACCTGGAGAGAGCTGCCATAAAAGATAAGCGGTTCCTTGCAGGTCGACGATGTCGTGATTATTCGTGTCGTCATGTCCGCCCGGAAATGGAGGTCAGCAGATCTAATGTTGGCACCAACAGATTGCGGACAAGATCAAGTCTAGTGTAGAGTTGAATGATTTTATCGTTGAGATTTACCAAAGAAGACGTGTTATACTGAATTGAAATGAAGCCAGGATCATCAATGACTGTAACAAGAAGAGTTGATAAGTACCTTATGTACTCTGTAGTATGCATGTAAGTGATGTTGGATCGAATTAACAATTCTAATGCCTTAGCCTCATTTTGCTGCCTTAACCGATAGTCATGACGAGCAGCACCCTTGAAAAAACATGCATGGATCCTTGTAAAGATATGGAATGAAGGAACTAACTCTGACTTTTTCTTTCAGAAATGCATAGTATTATTGTAAAAGTCTATGGCATTTGGACATAAAATATGCTATGGTATATGTCATATTCTGTTCCCGTGCATTTTGGACACAAGTAACACTGCCTGGATCGGCTGGCTTCTGTTTGCACTATCACCTTTACGCCCTCCCTTGGACAATAGGGAACTAAATCCGCCTACTAAGGTAGGAAGGTGACTAGCCTGTAACAGACATTATGATACGAGTACGGAGGCCGCAGATCAATTAGAAAATGCATCATAATCCATCAATTAATTAATCTCAAAACGTCATCCAAATCTACAGGCACCGAATGTCTTGAATCCTTCATCCTAACCCTCGGAATAACCACATCCCCGACGGCTCAACGTTTTCTCAGTCTGACAGGATGTCGTGGTTTCATTGGACGCCATCGTCCCGTGTCCCCAAAAGACGGTAGATCTCATGATACGATCGGACCACCAAACCACCCCAATATCCGACAGAGGGAGAACCCCCATATTCTGTAGGTACTCTTGGACGAAAGATTAATATCTCCATGCATCCATTATCTACCCGTCATAGTTGCCATTGACGTCCAATTGACGCAGCCTCAGTCGGAACAACTTATCTCACCCGATTGACATGAAGATGAGTCTGAACTGGAGTGGCTTTGAGGCTGTCATGTTGGTTGGAATACGCCATAGTACATCTGGATAGGGGTCCATGCGTAATCTTTCAATCTGTGTGACCTTTTTGCAGGTGTCTGAGTATGGATGTCTCTCCTGTCACAGGGTCCTCTGCGACCTGTCTCTCGTTCAGCCCATTGTGCCATAGAGTTGATCAAAGAAAGGAAAACCATCTGGTGGTATCCGGGCCGTCCTCATCCTTTTTTATGTTATCCTCAGTCCACCCGCCTACGTGGTTCCTTAGGCGAAGGACACAATCGACAAAGCGTCGATATTCGGGCTCCACAATGAGAAGCTGATACCAAAAGCATCCCCGACACAGGCAAGACACGCACAGCAATATCAGGAGGGCTCGgggagcaaagaagaagcacaCGACAGGACAGGGCCATATCCCTGTTGACTTTTGACTTGCTGTGGCAGTGCAGCCTTCCCAGCTCCCATTCGCTGTAGACGCCAACAGAAGGACATGACAGGTTAGAACTGCGCTGAACCGGGGGCTCCAAGCTCCACTAGGCTGTCCTGCCGACGGACCGCCCCTCCACTTCATGGTGCGCGGTGGCTGCTGGCTGCATCTCTTCTGCCCTCATTTGCATCTCATCACATCACAATAGCACCAGATTCTCCTTCACCGCACTTGCTCGAAACGGGGAATCTCAGCAGTAACTACCAGCTTCTGCCCCCAAGTTCGAAAACTTTACCGTTTCGTGCTCAACCACGATTTCGCCTCTCTTCGTTCTTCAACACGCGTCATGGAATTCTCTTCCTTATAatctctcttccttctctgtTCTCTACTGTTGCTTCTCCTTTACTCAAAGCCAACCGTATAGAGGCCCCCTGCCTCTGCGGCCATGCTGCGATTTTACTCACATTTCAGGGTCCTCTCCATACATTCTCAAGGAACTTGTTGACAAACGACACGTGAAAAAAATACAtatctcttcctcctttcgCCCCTTTCTCAATCCATCATGCCTCCTCGACGCTCTCACAAAAAGTCTCGGGCGGGTTGTCGGAGGTGTAAGAATAGGAAGATAAAAGTAGGTCTTATCGATCCTCTGCTAATGCCTCAACGCAT contains these protein-coding regions:
- a CDS encoding cystathionine gamma-lyase, producing MSAAPLNSDPVATPPRPPSPVHSFGTLAVHAGAPHDPATGAVIESISLSTTFAQSAVGKPVGEYEYSRSSNPNRTNFETAVAALEHAKYALAFSSGSATTATILQSLAAGSHVISVSDVYGGTHRYFTQVAKAHGVKVTFTPEIEVDISEHITPDTRLIWIESPSNPTLRLVDVRAVVSEAHKHGVLVVVDNTFLSPYVQNPLDFGADIVVHSVTKYINGHSDVVMGVAAFNSDELKNRLSFLQNAIGAVPSAFDSWLAHRGLKTLHLRAREASRNADAVARALEASPLVIAVNYPGLDSHPHRHIAKKQHRDGLGGGMLSFRIQGGHAAAERFCQVTKIFTLAESLGGVESLVEVPSSMTHAGIPRDQREAVGIFDDLVRISCGVEDAQDLTNDVLQALEKATSAAKTNGFNGNGNGVNGS